Proteins found in one Homalodisca vitripennis isolate AUS2020 chromosome 4, UT_GWSS_2.1, whole genome shotgun sequence genomic segment:
- the LOC124359159 gene encoding U-scoloptoxin(16)-Sm1a-like has product MLWEHSLLRFTTEIMFFRNIFYILFVFCNVIACFNVLGRMFVAENEIDDEDVCVVDNVKHKIGESWSILGECNTYKCLSPNHVTALTCASAMVDETSGCKITEMDLTKLYPDCCPKVVCPPTGSPNLPQRL; this is encoded by the exons ATGTTGTGGGAGCATTCGCTACTACGTTTTACcacagaaataatgtttttcagaaatatattctatattttatttgtattttgcaaTGTAATAGCTTGTTTTAACGTTCTTGGAAGAATGTTTGTTGCTGAAAATGAAATCGACGATGAag ATGTCTGTGTTGTGGacaatgtaaaacacaaaatagGAGAAAGTTGGTCCATTCTTGGTGAGTGCAACACCTACAAGTGTCTCAGCCCTAATCACGTTACTGCTCTTAC ATGTGCCTCAGCAATGGTAGATGAAACCTCTGGCTGTAAAATTACTGAGATGGATCTCACCAAATTGTACCCAGATTGTTGCCCTAAGGTGGTATGTCCTCCGACAGGTAGTCCAAACTTACCGCAACgcctataa